A DNA window from Herpetosiphonaceae bacterium contains the following coding sequences:
- a CDS encoding TPM domain-containing protein, whose protein sequence is MNRPPILVKQLLVLATLIALALTNISAASAQATCDQVVVDSAGVFGSEIQRVGEAAERLAETGAEVRVRTIATYAPSSSLDAFAEQLIGGCATWHDANGDRVSNLLLLIVAIEDRETGAYYGAQWTGALDSEWQAIQTDQMNPLFRDGDFAGGFVAGLDAMNQSIAGAAKPGDNAVPAQPAVPAAVPGEGIGVPGGALGVLLLVLVLGSAAGGLFAYQRERKRRQAAQQQARLAKQGAVEQIIALPQRIKHLETRVTTTVPQVAAEDAAPLNAALGTAQQIANTMLLDYEQLDDHDPERRGLKVDQYNAITAAYQKICATAQEVAQAADELETRLTTLEAAMRQTPQAVIDSRAAIEQATAAIGAVADEGFRTEAAQHILAQAQTGLDEAERALEDRRFIVAARLTATAARRTQEAVDAAQALPQLKRQSEAATSELAQRVERATAQIARGRQTLDEISRIAAQQSWQAVRDYPSEAQQRVAQSQQTLETARGLITMERQAWQQALEQIAVANQRLDEAEQRIAAIITLKHNIDGAIRDAPGLIEQAQAALAAAETYVRQYDADIHDSIWDELRRVGQQLDMARNELRNARPDYLQAIAQVRQVMQTTQELHRQAQAEHEARERLRQQAREAQNQAQWTIAQAYEYMTRHREVRHDTIAALAEAERYMAQAASAAALEAQIEYARRAMMRAQHAHEQAQREVAEAERMRQAALAAALAASRHRSSRGSSRGSSGGGSSWGSSSGGASGWGSSSGGRSSWGSSKKGGGGSTKW, encoded by the coding sequence ATGAACCGACCGCCTATCCTAGTGAAACAACTGCTCGTCCTTGCCACCCTGATCGCCCTGGCGCTGACGAACATATCCGCCGCCTCCGCCCAGGCGACCTGCGATCAGGTGGTGGTGGACAGTGCGGGAGTTTTTGGCTCCGAGATCCAGCGCGTCGGCGAAGCTGCCGAGCGGCTGGCCGAAACCGGCGCTGAGGTGCGCGTGCGGACGATCGCGACGTATGCGCCGTCCAGCAGCCTCGACGCATTTGCCGAGCAGTTGATCGGCGGCTGTGCCACGTGGCACGACGCCAACGGCGATCGAGTATCGAACTTGCTGCTGCTGATCGTCGCGATCGAGGATCGCGAAACCGGGGCCTACTATGGCGCGCAGTGGACCGGCGCGCTGGATAGCGAATGGCAGGCGATCCAGACCGACCAGATGAATCCGCTCTTCCGCGATGGTGATTTTGCGGGCGGCTTTGTGGCCGGACTGGATGCGATGAATCAGAGCATCGCCGGGGCAGCCAAGCCGGGCGACAATGCCGTGCCAGCACAACCGGCAGTGCCCGCCGCCGTACCGGGTGAGGGCATCGGCGTGCCGGGCGGCGCGCTTGGCGTGCTGCTGCTGGTGCTCGTGCTTGGCAGCGCGGCGGGTGGCCTCTTCGCGTACCAGCGGGAGCGCAAGCGCAGGCAGGCGGCACAGCAGCAGGCGCGGCTGGCGAAGCAGGGCGCCGTGGAGCAGATCATCGCGCTGCCGCAGCGGATCAAACATCTTGAGACGCGCGTCACAACCACAGTGCCGCAGGTCGCAGCCGAGGATGCCGCACCGCTGAACGCAGCGCTCGGCACAGCGCAGCAGATCGCCAACACGATGCTGCTCGACTATGAGCAGCTCGACGATCACGATCCTGAGCGGCGCGGCCTGAAGGTCGATCAGTACAATGCGATCACGGCGGCGTATCAAAAGATCTGCGCGACGGCCCAGGAGGTCGCGCAGGCAGCGGACGAGCTTGAGACGCGCCTGACCACGCTCGAAGCGGCGATGCGGCAAACGCCGCAGGCGGTGATCGACAGCAGGGCGGCGATCGAGCAGGCGACAGCGGCGATCGGAGCAGTTGCCGATGAGGGCTTCAGGACGGAGGCGGCGCAGCACATCCTGGCGCAGGCGCAGACGGGCCTGGACGAGGCCGAGCGCGCGCTTGAGGATCGGCGCTTCATCGTGGCAGCCAGGCTGACCGCTACGGCAGCCCGGCGGACTCAGGAGGCCGTTGACGCGGCCCAGGCGCTGCCGCAGCTCAAGCGGCAATCCGAGGCGGCGACGAGCGAGCTGGCGCAGCGCGTCGAGCGAGCGACGGCGCAAATCGCAAGAGGCAGGCAGACGCTCGACGAGATCAGCCGGATCGCCGCGCAGCAGAGCTGGCAGGCCGTGCGCGACTACCCCAGCGAGGCGCAGCAGCGTGTGGCGCAGAGCCAGCAGACGCTTGAGACGGCACGCGGCCTGATCACGATGGAGCGGCAGGCGTGGCAGCAGGCGCTAGAGCAGATTGCCGTTGCCAACCAGCGCCTCGACGAGGCCGAGCAGCGCATCGCGGCGATCATCACGCTCAAGCACAATATCGACGGCGCGATCCGCGACGCGCCGGGGCTGATCGAGCAGGCGCAGGCGGCGCTGGCTGCGGCTGAGACGTATGTGCGCCAGTACGACGCCGACATCCACGATAGCATCTGGGACGAGCTACGGCGCGTCGGGCAGCAGCTCGACATGGCCCGCAATGAGCTGCGCAACGCGCGGCCCGACTATCTTCAGGCTATCGCGCAGGTGCGGCAGGTGATGCAGACCACCCAAGAACTCCACCGGCAGGCGCAGGCCGAGCACGAAGCGCGGGAGCGGCTGCGACAGCAGGCGCGCGAGGCGCAGAACCAGGCTCAGTGGACGATCGCGCAGGCTTACGAGTACATGACCCGCCATCGTGAGGTGCGTCACGATACCATAGCAGCGCTCGCCGAGGCTGAGCGATACATGGCGCAGGCGGCAAGCGCGGCGGCGCTGGAAGCGCAGATCGAGTATGCGCGGCGGGCGATGATGCGCGCTCAGCATGCCCATGAGCAGGCGCAGCGCGAGGTCGCCGAGGCGGAACGGATGCGGCAGGCAGCGCTGGCGGCAGCGTTGGCGGCATCGCGGCATCGATCGTCACGTGGATCGTCGCGTGGATCGTCGGGCGGAGGCTCAAGCTGGGGATCGTCCAGCGGCGGCGCGTCGGGCTGGGGATCGTCCAGCGGCGGCAGGTCAAGCTGGGGATCGTCCAAAAAAGGCGGCGGCGGCTCGACCAAGTGGTAG